The following coding sequences lie in one Deinococcus malanensis genomic window:
- a CDS encoding DUF5615 family PIN-like protein, producing the protein MLDENLSPRLKAGFGPDVLVVHARDLGGDQSDLALWTYATEHALVLVTKDADFTDRMLALDVPPPWVVRLHCGNLRAREMRAFLEATWPRIEALLPTHRLLQVYLDRIEALA; encoded by the coding sequence TTGCTGGACGAGAATCTCTCGCCGCGGCTGAAGGCGGGCTTTGGGCCTGACGTTCTGGTAGTGCACGCACGTGACCTGGGAGGGGATCAGAGTGATCTCGCGTTGTGGACGTATGCGACGGAGCACGCTCTGGTGCTGGTGACGAAGGATGCGGATTTTACGGATCGGATGCTGGCTCTGGATGTGCCGCCTCCGTGGGTGGTGAGGCTGCATTGTGGGAATCTGCGGGCGCGGGAGATGCGGGCGTTTCTGGAAGCGACGTGGCCGCGTATTGAGGCGCTGTTGCCGACGCACCGGTTGTTGCAGGTGTATCTGGATCGGATTGAAGCGTTGGCATGA
- a CDS encoding DUF433 domain-containing protein produces MNERIVIDPNICNGRPTVRGTRITAQTIVEFLAAGDSVEDVLEEYPSLTREDILACLAYSSRLLAHQFTLEKIA; encoded by the coding sequence ATGAACGAGCGGATCGTGATCGACCCGAATATCTGTAATGGACGACCGACCGTGCGGGGGACTCGCATCACCGCGCAGACCATCGTGGAGTTTCTGGCGGCCGGAGACAGTGTCGAGGATGTCCTGGAGGAATACCCTTCGCTGACCCGCGAGGATATTCTGGCGTGCCTGGCGTATTCGTCTCGCCTGCTGGCTCATCAATTCACGCTTGAGAAGATCGCTTGA
- a CDS encoding glycoside hydrolase family 10 protein: MKPVPKPEVAEPRLVAGPLQTGPAMRGLWVDAFGPGFKTPLEVDRLIADARAMNINTLFVQTVKRGDCYCNGSLLPRTEDPAVPPGFDPLADVLAKAHAQGIKVHAWVIPTAVSNRAIRYAVTNPEHVINAHGEGSEQDWLTRNAAGSMWAGNDQQLDLGNPDAREYVVDAIRSVAADYNVDGVQLDRVRYPDPSGAVQDWGYNPGAVAAYQTETETTVMPAPGDASWTQWRRDRVNVLVSEVSAGVRDVRPEAVISVAAITYGAAPQTPEAFAFTRTYAQVL, encoded by the coding sequence ATGAAGCCAGTGCCTAAGCCCGAAGTGGCTGAGCCAAGGCTGGTGGCCGGACCGCTGCAGACCGGGCCCGCGATGCGTGGTCTGTGGGTCGATGCCTTCGGGCCCGGATTCAAGACCCCGCTTGAAGTCGACCGGCTGATCGCAGACGCGCGGGCCATGAACATCAACACGCTGTTCGTGCAGACGGTCAAGCGCGGTGACTGCTACTGCAACGGCAGCCTGCTGCCGCGCACGGAGGATCCGGCGGTGCCCCCAGGCTTTGACCCGCTGGCCGACGTGCTGGCCAAAGCCCACGCCCAGGGCATCAAGGTACATGCCTGGGTCATTCCCACGGCGGTGTCTAACCGTGCAATCCGTTACGCGGTGACCAATCCCGAGCATGTCATCAACGCTCACGGGGAAGGCAGCGAGCAGGACTGGTTGACACGCAACGCGGCTGGCTCCATGTGGGCGGGAAACGATCAGCAACTCGATCTCGGGAATCCGGATGCGCGCGAGTATGTAGTCGATGCCATCCGCAGCGTGGCGGCCGACTACAACGTCGACGGTGTACAGCTCGACCGGGTGCGTTACCCCGACCCCTCGGGAGCGGTGCAGGACTGGGGCTATAACCCGGGTGCGGTGGCAGCGTACCAGACCGAGACGGAGACCACCGTTATGCCTGCGCCGGGAGATGCGAGCTGGACCCAGTGGCGTCGTGACCGGGTGAACGTGCTGGTCTCAGAAGTCTCTGCTGGAGTGCGTGACGTGCGCCCTGAAGCGGTCATCAGCGTGGCGGCCATTACGTATGGCGCGGCGCCCCAGACCCCCGAAGCCTTCGCCTTTACTCGTACGTACGCTCAGGTGCTGTAG
- the abc-f gene encoding ribosomal protection-like ABC-F family protein: MSVILSQVSMTFGDHNLYREVNFELHHADRVALLGRNGSGKTTLLRLIEGALNPTAGHVTTSGRLAYLPQLTDLPQVSLLDAVRPLALEQARHRLTAAEALLNDPTAEALSAYGAAEEAYRLLGGYDFEQRAEEVLSELQLRSTWMTGQLSGGQRRRTLLARLLLTPADTYLLDEPTNHLDWPSLEWLEGWVRASPASFLIVSHDRAFLDATVTRCAELERGELREYPGNFTQAMEVKRDLREARERQYQAHQRKTQSLEQERVNVQQRAASTDRYNHKRKKPGNKKFAKMRAQDVARTLASRAKALERRLDRMEAPQRLLTEANLLRVALSSGAHGPNDILNLDRVSLEVGGRPLLHDLTAHVRRGEKIAVVGPNGSGKSTLLRALLGELQPSGGELRRADLAVQWSGQHGEELAGFTTQQEALLAVDDRLTPQRMYEVLARLGLPRDLGHLVQDLSGGQRTRLSLARLSLTAAQLLILDEPTNHLDHAAIESVQGVLHAFEGTVIFASHDRHLVSEVASRYWWVEGGQMSDVTALEAEGTEHGGECWS; the protein is encoded by the coding sequence TTGAGCGTCATCCTGTCCCAAGTCTCCATGACCTTTGGAGATCACAACCTGTATCGAGAAGTCAATTTCGAGCTGCACCACGCCGACCGTGTCGCCCTGCTGGGACGCAACGGCAGCGGCAAAACCACCCTGCTGCGCCTGATAGAAGGGGCACTGAACCCAACCGCCGGGCACGTCACCACCAGCGGACGTCTGGCCTATCTGCCTCAACTCACTGACCTGCCTCAGGTCTCGCTGCTGGATGCCGTCCGTCCCCTTGCCCTGGAACAGGCCCGTCACCGCTTGACGGCCGCGGAAGCACTCCTGAACGACCCGACAGCGGAAGCGTTGAGCGCGTACGGAGCCGCCGAAGAGGCGTACCGACTCCTCGGCGGGTATGACTTCGAGCAGCGCGCAGAGGAGGTCCTCAGCGAGCTGCAGCTGAGATCAACCTGGATGACAGGTCAGCTCTCCGGTGGACAGCGCCGCCGAACCCTGCTGGCCCGGCTGCTGCTCACACCTGCGGACACGTACCTGCTTGACGAGCCGACCAACCATCTCGACTGGCCGAGTCTGGAGTGGCTCGAAGGCTGGGTGCGGGCCAGCCCGGCGTCCTTCCTGATCGTCTCGCACGACCGCGCGTTCCTTGACGCGACGGTGACCCGCTGTGCTGAACTTGAGCGCGGGGAGTTGCGCGAGTACCCCGGAAACTTTACCCAGGCCATGGAGGTCAAACGCGACCTGAGAGAAGCACGTGAGCGGCAGTACCAGGCCCATCAGCGTAAAACCCAGTCGCTCGAACAGGAGCGCGTCAACGTGCAGCAGCGGGCGGCCAGCACCGACCGGTACAACCATAAGCGCAAGAAGCCCGGGAACAAGAAGTTTGCCAAGATGCGTGCTCAGGATGTGGCCCGGACCCTCGCCAGCAGGGCCAAAGCGTTAGAACGGCGGCTGGACCGCATGGAAGCTCCGCAGCGGCTGCTCACGGAAGCCAATCTGCTGCGTGTGGCTTTAAGCAGCGGGGCGCACGGACCGAACGACATTCTCAATCTGGACCGGGTCAGCCTGGAGGTGGGTGGCAGGCCTCTCCTGCACGACCTCACCGCTCACGTGCGGCGTGGGGAGAAGATCGCTGTGGTCGGACCGAACGGCAGTGGGAAAAGTACCCTGCTCCGCGCCTTGCTGGGGGAGCTCCAGCCGTCAGGCGGTGAACTGCGCCGTGCGGACCTGGCTGTGCAGTGGTCCGGACAGCATGGTGAGGAGCTGGCCGGCTTCACGACACAACAGGAGGCCCTGTTGGCAGTCGACGACCGCTTAACACCCCAGCGGATGTATGAGGTGCTGGCCCGGCTGGGCCTTCCCAGAGACCTGGGGCATCTCGTGCAGGACTTGTCGGGGGGGCAGCGAACGCGGTTGTCGCTGGCCCGACTGAGTCTGACGGCGGCGCAGCTGCTGATTCTTGACGAGCCGACGAACCACCTGGATCATGCGGCGATCGAGAGTGTGCAGGGGGTGTTGCACGCGTTTGAGGGCACGGTGATCTTCGCGTCGCACGATCGTCACCTGGTGAGCGAGGTGGCCAGCCGGTACTGGTGGGTGGAAGGCGGGCAGATGAGTGACGTCACTGCTCTGGAGGCGGAGGGAACTGAGCACGGGGGAGAGTGCTGGTCATGA
- a CDS encoding DUF6624 domain-containing protein has protein sequence MRLLLTTAFLLTVTPAFAQSSQVPDPTACAKIVAPEPRPMTPALTSAVQATTTAYQAQLTQLQRHLATRLPTPAETTRLEALESEVTPYINRILSTHGWPTDPLIRTTLGALLHEPATQWCAGQAALQGAKTPVERRGAARLIDWGLIGLGAQQRYGTALTRSGRTVKAWPIEDPAGVDARRAGIGLPPLAQDVAERQASLPPRPAPPGLKRPVVLRPVCQAFTSLSTLNKPLTEGQINTLTDQAARLVEQDQASRKGQPGAKDMAIVDAESTAWLKEMLRQRGWPSTNRSDPQLASHAWLLAQHADARPAVQACILDLISQQFSTQAEAQNLAYLTDRVRLARGEPQLYGTQVSYDDVQGKASPSWLEAPERVNERRARIGLESIEQYLKRFERPRP, from the coding sequence ATGCGCCTCCTGCTCACCACCGCGTTCCTGCTCACCGTGACCCCAGCATTCGCCCAATCCAGTCAGGTCCCCGATCCCACAGCCTGCGCGAAGATCGTCGCTCCTGAGCCGCGCCCCATGACGCCCGCGCTCACGTCCGCCGTCCAGGCCACCACCACCGCCTATCAGGCCCAGCTCACGCAACTCCAACGACACCTCGCGACACGGCTTCCGACTCCAGCAGAAACCACCCGGCTCGAAGCCCTCGAATCGGAAGTCACTCCCTACATCAACCGGATTCTCAGCACCCACGGCTGGCCCACGGACCCGCTCATCCGCACGACCCTCGGTGCCCTCCTGCACGAGCCGGCCACACAGTGGTGCGCCGGTCAGGCTGCTCTCCAGGGGGCCAAGACGCCAGTAGAGCGGCGCGGAGCCGCACGCCTGATCGACTGGGGTCTCATCGGCCTGGGCGCCCAGCAACGCTACGGCACCGCCTTGACCCGCAGCGGCCGCACGGTAAAAGCCTGGCCGATCGAGGATCCGGCCGGGGTCGACGCCCGCCGCGCTGGTATCGGACTTCCTCCCCTGGCCCAGGACGTCGCTGAACGTCAGGCCAGCCTGCCCCCGCGCCCCGCACCCCCCGGCTTGAAACGCCCCGTGGTGCTCCGTCCAGTGTGTCAGGCCTTCACGAGCCTCAGCACCCTGAACAAGCCCCTGACCGAAGGGCAGATCAACACGCTCACCGACCAGGCCGCCCGTCTGGTCGAGCAGGACCAGGCCAGCCGGAAAGGTCAGCCTGGAGCAAAAGACATGGCCATCGTAGACGCCGAGTCCACCGCGTGGCTCAAAGAAATGCTGCGGCAGCGCGGATGGCCCAGCACCAACCGGAGCGACCCGCAACTGGCTAGTCACGCCTGGCTGCTGGCTCAGCATGCGGATGCCCGGCCCGCCGTGCAGGCATGCATCCTGGATCTGATCTCCCAGCAGTTCAGCACCCAGGCCGAAGCGCAGAACCTGGCGTACCTGACCGACCGGGTGAGGCTGGCCCGGGGAGAGCCGCAACTGTACGGCACGCAGGTGTCGTATGACGACGTGCAGGGCAAAGCATCACCCAGTTGGCTCGAAGCCCCCGAGCGCGTGAATGAACGCCGGGCCCGCATTGGTCTGGAGAGCATCGAGCAGTACCTCAAGAGGTTCGAGAGACCCCGGCCCTGA
- a CDS encoding aminoglycoside 6-adenylyltransferase, with protein MPDTLASIHVSARQRYHDLMAVLRERADVQALYLTGSLQREDQTADAWSDIDLTLVTRDPAAYRESEAWLREVASIDFRVLYTPRHLRVLFHDGVLLELGVFDEVDVRQPHPLLGIGAGRVILDRANLTDALERVAGQHSPFEWSAAHGVG; from the coding sequence ATGCCTGACACCCTTGCCTCCATCCATGTGTCTGCCCGCCAGCGTTACCACGACCTGATGGCGGTCCTGCGTGAACGGGCTGACGTTCAGGCGCTGTACCTGACCGGCTCCCTTCAGCGTGAGGACCAGACGGCTGACGCCTGGTCCGACATCGATCTGACCCTGGTCACGCGTGATCCAGCTGCCTACCGCGAGAGTGAAGCGTGGCTGCGCGAGGTGGCTTCGATTGACTTCAGGGTGCTGTATACCCCCCGTCATCTGCGCGTGCTGTTTCATGACGGTGTGCTTCTGGAACTGGGCGTGTTCGATGAAGTGGACGTCCGCCAGCCCCACCCGCTGCTGGGCATCGGTGCTGGGCGGGTCATCCTGGACCGCGCGAACCTGACAGACGCGTTAGAGCGGGTGGCCGGGCAGCACTCACCGTTTGAGTGGTCGGCTGCGCACGGCGTCGGCTGA
- a CDS encoding PH domain-containing protein yields MTLPHTQSVPAHMSPATEPVPRWWPWVRAALFLTGLGLIGLLVLPTVLGRPTYEVQGGQLIAQAFQARTVIPAGTPVTQERIVIRRKVVGSAMTGYTVGRFELARHGLADLYTDGSERALVFRTSPRVTVLTPADPDALLRAWRTETNSMFRPARPAHFTAWTALPLLATLPLLVIGARRPRMEYCWEDGALVVRTSMSSQRFLIGATKAELTREGLGLRLFGTAIPGYYTGTFSTKSAGGGRVQAYATTSKPKEALLLRLDGTTYYLTPEHPHRALERFSTG; encoded by the coding sequence ATGACACTGCCTCACACACAGTCCGTGCCTGCACACATGTCTCCGGCCACAGAACCCGTCCCGCGCTGGTGGCCCTGGGTGCGAGCGGCCCTGTTCCTGACAGGCCTGGGCCTGATCGGCCTGCTGGTACTGCCCACCGTCCTGGGCCGACCCACCTACGAAGTCCAGGGCGGCCAGCTTATCGCTCAAGCCTTCCAGGCCCGGACGGTCATCCCTGCGGGTACCCCAGTGACCCAGGAACGCATCGTGATCCGCCGGAAAGTCGTGGGTTCGGCGATGACCGGGTACACGGTCGGCCGCTTCGAGCTGGCCCGGCACGGTCTGGCCGACCTGTATACCGATGGCTCGGAGCGCGCCCTGGTGTTCCGCACCTCACCCCGGGTGACGGTCCTGACGCCAGCGGACCCAGACGCCCTGCTGCGCGCGTGGCGAACCGAAACCAACAGCATGTTCCGTCCAGCTCGGCCCGCCCATTTCACTGCTTGGACCGCGCTGCCCTTGCTGGCGACCCTCCCACTCCTGGTGATCGGGGCGAGGCGTCCTCGAATGGAGTACTGCTGGGAGGACGGGGCGCTGGTGGTGCGCACGTCCATGAGTTCACAGCGGTTCCTGATTGGGGCCACCAAAGCGGAGCTGACGCGTGAGGGGTTGGGCCTGCGGCTGTTCGGGACCGCGATCCCTGGGTATTACACCGGGACGTTCTCGACGAAGTCAGCGGGCGGTGGACGCGTGCAGGCGTATGCGACCACGTCCAAGCCGAAGGAAGCACTGTTGTTGCGGCTGGATGGGACGACGTATTACCTCACACCGGAACATCCTCACCGAGCACTCGAGCGTTTCAGCACCGGGTGA
- a CDS encoding NUDIX domain-containing protein yields MKVVRVRLAGVLSACGRVECIPMIDSTWYRRVTDVPVRQAAGGIVVHKRDGQVWVALTIEHEPEFDVVALPKGGVETGESPLQAAVREIREETGLRHLQLIQPEPLTVEGRYACQIRASSPPFTRVSAVSSALEVSTISRKKLARFATATPWRACRMQSHVPSRSLTQRNPPQPYVVLDGEHPCRPVPFSLP; encoded by the coding sequence ATGAAGGTGGTCCGGGTGCGACTGGCGGGGGTACTGTCGGCATGCGGCAGAGTGGAATGCATTCCGATGATTGACTCCACGTGGTACAGGCGCGTCACGGATGTTCCGGTTCGCCAGGCAGCGGGCGGCATCGTGGTTCACAAACGGGACGGTCAGGTGTGGGTGGCCCTCACCATCGAGCATGAACCGGAGTTCGATGTCGTAGCTCTCCCGAAGGGTGGCGTCGAGACTGGGGAGAGCCCTCTGCAGGCGGCGGTGCGGGAAATCAGGGAAGAGACGGGATTGCGTCACCTGCAGTTGATTCAACCTGAGCCGTTGACGGTGGAAGGGCGGTATGCCTGCCAGATCCGGGCATCCAGCCCGCCATTCACGCGAGTGAGCGCCGTCTCCAGCGCGCTGGAAGTCAGCACCATCAGCAGGAAAAAACTGGCCCGATTTGCAACTGCGACGCCCTGGAGGGCATGCAGGATGCAGAGCCACGTTCCGTCTCGTTCCCTCACTCAACGCAACCCACCGCAGCCTTATGTCGTACTTGATGGCGAGCACCCCTGCCGTCCAGTCCCGTTCTCCCTTCCCTGA
- a CDS encoding amidohydrolase family protein, protein MLALTGCLFDGDTLHPHATVLIQDGVILEVGTNLPIPAGTLVLDAGPDGTILPGLIDLHVHARPDYAHWFPEAGVTTVRDAGNSLDVIRDLRTLAHSGEGPRVYASGTILDGEDSIFQHFGEGVLIEVGDQRAGAWILQNVQDAQGAVDALVAAGVDTVKLYEQLPPDAFQAAVQRARDHGLPVMTDLGTRFTRGLDGARVDALEALDMGVRTIEHASGFALAFQRLGFDAATQFPTDDVLRQFARAVVDAGAVLVPTLSVH, encoded by the coding sequence ATGCTCGCCCTGACCGGCTGCCTGTTCGACGGCGATACGCTCCACCCGCACGCCACTGTGCTCATTCAGGACGGTGTGATCCTGGAAGTTGGCACGAACCTCCCCATCCCTGCGGGTACCCTGGTGCTGGATGCCGGACCCGACGGCACCATCCTGCCCGGCTTGATCGACCTGCACGTGCATGCCCGTCCGGACTACGCCCACTGGTTTCCGGAAGCGGGCGTCACGACCGTGCGGGATGCCGGTAACAGCCTGGACGTCATTCGGGACCTGCGAACCCTGGCCCACTCGGGAGAAGGCCCGCGTGTCTATGCGTCCGGCACCATCCTGGATGGTGAAGACAGCATCTTCCAGCATTTCGGGGAGGGGGTCCTGATCGAGGTGGGCGACCAGCGTGCCGGCGCATGGATCCTGCAGAATGTCCAGGACGCACAGGGGGCCGTTGATGCGCTCGTGGCGGCTGGGGTCGACACGGTCAAACTGTACGAGCAGCTCCCGCCGGACGCCTTTCAGGCCGCGGTGCAGCGCGCCCGCGACCATGGCCTTCCCGTCATGACGGATCTGGGGACGCGTTTCACCCGCGGGCTGGATGGCGCTCGGGTGGACGCCCTTGAGGCACTGGACATGGGCGTGCGCACCATCGAGCATGCCAGCGGGTTCGCGCTGGCCTTCCAACGGCTCGGTTTCGATGCTGCCACGCAGTTCCCCACGGATGACGTGCTGCGCCAGTTTGCGCGTGCGGTGGTGGACGCCGGCGCGGTGCTGGTGCCGACCCTGAGTGTCCACTAG
- a CDS encoding S41 family peptidase produces MRSTLQVLSLTFALSGVVLGGGAAGPSPVDAYAVFDTGARLLRTYYAGPNMGLVDSLLTNQRKVLVTRCATTTPCPLYLGRDALEVVMNVFRYQDGHNRVDWEAGPLPKHNAQPQPVAPPKRVWTGMLARLLSPADLLVVHVDHGSPAERAGLRAGDVVLAVGAQDDLGDAELRSSFLADVERTGEPFTLRVRRGSAERTVTVAPALWTAGGQPSLRWEGKSAIISVPSFNLGSGAAFNALVTRAVTQGANGLVVDLRWNPGGGINECLEAAQSLAGESVNLMLVGRSGLPVYEWRTSAEAQAARSRTAMRWNGPLALLVSPWTMSCGEVLAYFSQRAGGTVVGSETRGVMRTGMRGFDLPGGGVLYMSIVRGTLDGRVQLPGRVVPDVAVTDEDQESRTGRDAGLDAALKVVRSR; encoded by the coding sequence ATGCGATCAACTTTGCAAGTCCTGAGCCTGACCTTCGCCTTAAGTGGCGTCGTTCTCGGCGGCGGTGCCGCCGGCCCCTCTCCCGTCGACGCGTACGCGGTCTTTGACACTGGTGCCCGGCTCCTGCGGACCTATTACGCGGGTCCCAACATGGGCCTGGTGGACAGCCTCCTGACCAATCAGCGCAAGGTGCTGGTCACGCGCTGCGCTACCACGACCCCCTGCCCGCTCTACCTGGGCCGTGACGCCCTCGAAGTCGTCATGAATGTCTTCCGGTACCAGGACGGGCACAACAGGGTGGATTGGGAAGCAGGTCCGCTCCCCAAGCACAACGCTCAGCCTCAACCCGTGGCCCCTCCGAAGCGGGTCTGGACCGGCATGCTGGCCCGGCTGCTGTCGCCTGCCGACCTGCTGGTCGTGCACGTGGATCATGGAAGTCCCGCGGAGCGCGCTGGACTCCGGGCGGGTGACGTCGTGCTGGCGGTCGGCGCTCAGGATGATCTGGGCGACGCGGAACTGCGCTCCTCTTTCCTGGCGGACGTTGAGAGAACGGGAGAGCCTTTCACTCTTCGCGTGAGGCGCGGAAGCGCTGAACGCACCGTGACGGTGGCTCCGGCCCTCTGGACGGCGGGTGGACAGCCCAGCCTGCGCTGGGAAGGTAAGAGCGCCATCATCAGCGTACCGTCGTTCAACCTGGGTTCAGGCGCGGCGTTCAATGCGCTGGTGACCCGCGCGGTGACTCAGGGCGCCAACGGGCTGGTGGTGGACCTGCGCTGGAATCCAGGGGGAGGCATCAACGAGTGCCTGGAAGCCGCCCAATCCTTGGCGGGGGAGAGCGTGAACCTGATGCTGGTCGGGCGCAGCGGCCTGCCGGTCTATGAGTGGCGCACCAGTGCAGAGGCGCAGGCGGCGCGGTCGCGGACCGCGATGCGCTGGAATGGCCCGCTGGCGCTGCTGGTGTCGCCCTGGACGATGTCTTGCGGTGAGGTGTTGGCGTACTTCAGCCAGCGGGCCGGGGGGACCGTGGTGGGCAGCGAGACCAGGGGCGTGATGAGGACGGGAATGAGGGGCTTTGACCTGCCGGGCGGCGGCGTGCTGTACATGTCGATCGTGCGCGGCACACTAGATGGGCGGGTGCAGCTGCCGGGCCGGGTGGTGCCGGACGTGGCCGTGACGGACGAGGATCAGGAAAGCCGAACGGGCCGGGATGCGGGTCTGGACGCCGCGCTGAAGGTGGTGCGCAGCCGATAG
- a CDS encoding diguanylate cyclase domain-containing protein, which translates to MYDHHLRSFTPEEQAFLQDLAAIIIDDLELRLMILHWKQAQEYSEFQSRHDALTGLPNRMLLLDRAEQALLQAQHHGTAVGVLVLDL; encoded by the coding sequence GTGTACGACCATCACCTACGGTCATTTACGCCTGAGGAACAAGCCTTCCTGCAGGACCTCGCGGCCATCATCATCGACGACCTGGAGTTGCGCCTGATGATCCTTCACTGGAAACAGGCCCAGGAATACAGTGAATTTCAATCCCGTCATGATGCCCTGACTGGGCTACCCAACAGGATGCTGCTGCTCGACCGCGCGGAGCAGGCCTTACTCCAGGCCCAGCATCACGGCACGGCCGTCGGTGTGCTGGTCCTGGATCTGTAA